CCGTAGTGGAACTCCATCAGCGCGTCCCACGTCGTGGCCCGGTCACCGAAGCCGGCCAGCTCGCAGGTCTCCTTGGCGCGCACCAGCGGGCTGGTGCGGACCTCGACGCCCGGCAGCGCGTCCCACGGCTCGCGGTGCAGCCGCTCGCCGAGCAGCTTGGCCCCGCGCCGCCCCTCGTCGAGGAGCGGGATGTCCGTACGGCCGGTGTGCTTGCCGGAGAGCGACCACTCCGTCTGTCCGTGCCGGGCCAGCAGGATGCGCGGTGCCATGGAGGGGCCCCCTTCAGAAGATTTGGGTGATTTTGGCGACAGAACGACAAGCTCGTCCGTCCCACCCCCATCATCGCTCACCCCTTTCACAGGCAACCCTGTGGCCATTTCAAGCGTCTCTTCCCTCACGACCCGTAGACGACCGCACAACAGCGGGCGAACAGGGTGTAGCCGGGAAGTCTCGGGGCGGTGTGCGAGCCAAGTGGCTTACACCGTACGGTTGCATGCGCGCTTGTTGGCCGCCTGAACAAATGGAGAGCGTCCGGATGTACCGCACCGCACCACTCGGGAAGCGGCCGCGCTGGTGGACCGAGCTGCCGCTGATCGCCGTGGTGTACGCGATGTACTCGGCCGGCCGGCTGCTGGTCCGGGGCGACGTGCAATCAGCCGTCGACCACGGCCTGTCAATTCTCGATCTTGAAAAAACGTTCCGAATAAACTTCGAGCACCCGCTCAACCGGCTGTTCACCGAGCACGCCTCCCTCGGCATACCCGCCGACTTCGCTTACGCGTCGCTGCATTACCTGCTCACCCCGGCGCTGCTGATCTGGCTCTTCAAGTGCCGCCCGGCGGATTACCGTCCGTTGCGGACGTGGCTGATGGTCTCCACCCTCATCGGGCTGATCGGCTTCACCCTGCTGCCCACCTGCCCGCCCCGGCTGCTCGACCCCGGTTACGGGTTCGTCGACACGATGGCCCAGTACGGCTCCTACGGCTGGTGGGGCGGCGAGGCCAGCGCCCCGCGCGGGCTCGGCGGGCTGACCAACCAGTACGCGGCCATGCCCAGCCTGCACGTCGGATGGGCCCTGTGGTGCGGCGTCGTGCTGTGGCGCTACGGCCGCACGACCTGGGCGAAGATCGCGGGCGTCGTCTACCCGCTGGCCATCACGATCATCGTGATGGGCACCGCCAACCACTACTTCCTGGACGCCGTCGCGGGCGCCGCCGTGATGGGCGCCGGCTTCCTGCTGGCCCGTCCGGTGCTGCGGCTCGTCGAGCGGATCCAGGGCCGCTTCCGGGCGACGGCCGACGCGGAAACCAGCGAGACGCCCGCGAGTGTCAGTGGCGGGTGCGACACTTCGGCGGGTACAGCGCTTCCCCGGTCGACGCCCTCCGGAGCAGGGGCCCCGAGGGATCGTTCGGGGGCGCCGGAGAGACTTCGCGAGGCGGACGCCAGTGACCAGATCCCTCGACAGCCGGCCCGTGGCGGGGCCGTCGACAGCCACCCCGACGGGGCTGCGGCAGCGACTCGCTGACCTGCGCGGCCCGGCCGTCGCACCGCACCCGCTCGATGCCCGCGCCCTCGCGGCGCTGGCCGCCAATCCCGGCTGTCACCGCCGGGCACTGCTCGACGGCGCCGGGATCGACAAGGGCGCGCTGGCCCGGGCCCTGGGCTCGCCGGCGACCTTCGGGCAGTCGCAGTTCGCCTTCGTCCGGGGCAACGCCTTCGAGTCCCGGGTCAAGAGCGACGGCGGCGCCGAGCTGATCCGTCTGCTGCGGGAGCGGCTGGGCGAGGGCTCGCACGAACCCGGCCCGGACCCCGCCCCGGCCCCCGATCTGTCGGCCGTCGGGCCCGAGGGCCGGGCCGCCCGTACGGCCCTGGCCCTGCGCGACGCCACGGCCGCCGGCCGCTGGACGCTGTTGGACCACCCCCTGCTGGCCCTCCAGGTCGCCGGCACCCCGGTCTATCTGGAACCGGACGCGGTGGTCGTCCACCCCGACGGCAGCTGGACCGTCGTGGAGATCAAGTCCTTCGCGATGATCGACGGCGCGGCCGACACGGCGAAGGTGGGCGCGGCCGCACGACAGGCCGCGGTGTACGCCTTGGCGCTGGAGGACGTGGCGGCGCGACTGCCCCGGCCCTCCGGGCGGGGCGACAGCGAGGACGGCGCGGTGGCGCGTCCGCCGGGCCACCACGACGCACCGGGCGACGGGCCCGCCACCGGCCCGGACGCCCGGCCGGGCCTCGCGGACCTGCCGCTGATCCACCCGGACGACCCGGGCAGCGGACCCGACGCCCGCACCCACCCCGAGGTCCCGCCCTCGCGCGAGCCGGCCGGTGCGCGGCCCCTTGCCCATCCCCAGGGCACTGCCCACCCCCAGGACACCCACGCCACCGCACCGCATCCCGCCGGTGCGGACAGTGGGGCCCGCAGTCACCCCGAGGACACCCCGGCCTCCGGCCGGACCCGTGGCGCGCGCGTGCGGCATCACATCCTGCTGGTCTGTCCCAAGGACTTCTCCAACCTGCCCGCCGCCGAGCTCGTCGACGTCCGCAAGCAGCTGGCCACCACCCGCCGTCAGCTGGCCCGGCTGACCCGGGTCGAGGACATCGCCGCCGCACTGCCCGCCGACACCACCTTCGATCTGCGTCTGGCCGACGACGGCCGGACCGCGACGCGGCCCGCCGCGGAGCTGGCGACCGCCGTCGAGTCGGTCGGCGCGGCCTACGCCCCGGAGTGCCTGGCCGCGTGCGAGCTGGCCTTCCACTGCCGGGCGCGGGCCCGTGCGGCCGGTGCGGTGGAGACGCTGGGCCGTGGGGTGCGCGGCGAGCTGGGCGCGCTGACCACGGTGGAATCCGTCCTGTCCGCCGCCCTGGGCGAGACGGGCGACGCCGCCGACCCCACCGTCTCCGCGCTCCGCCGCGCGGCGGCGCTGCGCGCGGAGGCACTGGGCGCCTCGGAAGGCTGCCCGCCAGGGCACACCACGTCCCGGACGGAGGCCGCATGTCGCTGATCACCACGCTCGCGCGGCTGGAGGCCGTGCAGGAGGGGCGGGCGCGGCCGATGGCGACCGTGCGGCACCGGCAGGTGTCCGAGCGGCCGCTCGTGTTCGTGCCGCTGACGACCGCCGGTGAGGCGGGGGCGCCGCTCGGCGCGCTGGTCGGGACCGAGCGGGACGCGCCGCGGTTGCTGATGGTGGCGCAGCCCCGCGACCGGGATCTGCGGTCCGCGTTCCTCGCCGAGCTGGCCGAGGCCGTGCTGCCGTACATCGAGTCGTTCGCCGACGACGTCGTGCTGGAGCAGCGCAAGGAGACCGATCCGGAGACGGGCAAGAAGGTCCCGGTCGAGGTCGAGCTGTGCGCGGACGCCCCGCAGTTGCTGGTGCCGAGCGGCGGGGGCGTCGAGTACGTACGGCTGCTGGGGCGGTCCATGCGGTTCCGCCGTACCGCCGAGCAGGACCCGGAAACCCCCTACCCCGCTCCCCCGCGCGTGCCGCTGCTCGGCCGCTGGCTGACGCACTTCGGCGAGCGGGCCCGCGTCCCCGGCTCGTCGCTGCTGCTGCCGATGACGCAATTGCTGGGCCGCCACTGGGCGACCGGCCAGTCGAA
The window above is part of the Streptomyces syringium genome. Proteins encoded here:
- a CDS encoding phosphatase PAP2 family protein; protein product: MYRTAPLGKRPRWWTELPLIAVVYAMYSAGRLLVRGDVQSAVDHGLSILDLEKTFRINFEHPLNRLFTEHASLGIPADFAYASLHYLLTPALLIWLFKCRPADYRPLRTWLMVSTLIGLIGFTLLPTCPPRLLDPGYGFVDTMAQYGSYGWWGGEASAPRGLGGLTNQYAAMPSLHVGWALWCGVVLWRYGRTTWAKIAGVVYPLAITIIVMGTANHYFLDAVAGAAVMGAGFLLARPVLRLVERIQGRFRATADAETSETPASVSGGCDTSAGTALPRSTPSGAGAPRDRSGAPERLREADASDQIPRQPARGGAVDSHPDGAAAATR